The DNA region ATAGCTTAGCATCAATTTGGGCCATGATAATTACAGGCGTAACCGTTGTGCTCTCTCTCCTCCTAGTGCAGCACGTCGTTTCAAATGGGCTTATGGTATACGTCTTTGGTGCGGATAAGCCGACATTAGTATTACCTTCAGGATACAAAGTTCCTGTGAGGATTATATTTGAGGTAGATGCTATTGGAGCATTTATGGCACTCTCAGCTACGTTAATGGCCTTTATCGGTGCGCTGTACTCCTACAGTCATGTAAGCAATGAAAACGGCTTAGAGAAGTATTACACATTACTGCTCCTCCTTGAGGTTGGAATACTTGGAATGGTGCTCACAGGAGATCTATTTAACCTCTTCGTGTTCCTGGAAATAGCGGGTATAGCGGGTTCAGCGTTAGTCGGCTTTAGAAACTATCGCGGTGAGGCAAGCGAAGCGGGAATAAAGTACCTCATCGTGAGTGCAATTGCTTCATTGATGGTATTGTTCTCTATTGGAATCCTTTATGGACAGTACGGAAACTTAAACTTGGCATATTTGAGCAGACAGATAAGCTTCAACACTCTCGACATGATTGCTCTCGGCCTGCTCTTCGCTTCGTTTGCTATGAAATGCGGTTCCGTCCCGATGCACTACTGGGTTCCTGATGCCTACACAGAAGTTCCAGCGGGAATAAACCCACCACTCCTTGTGGCAACCTATGCAAGCTTATATGCTCTCTTTAGAGTGAGCTTCACTCTCTTTGGCAACATAACATGGGATTTAGCTAGAGTCGGATGGATCATGAGCATACTAGGAGTCCTTACGATGTTCATAGGTGTTACAATGGCCCTCGTGCAGAAAGATGTGAAGAGGCTCATGAGCTATCACGCCATCTCGCAGACAGGTTACATGCTCTTAGGTGTTGGGGTTGGACTAACAGTTCTCCACGATCCCAAGGCCCTAGCAGAATTTGGAAGAGATGCTATGGCTGGTGGTATTTTCCACATAATAAACCACATAATTTACAAGAGCCTCTTGCTAATGACGGCTGGAGCTCTCTTCTATGTGACTGGAACGAGAAATCTAAATGAAATGGGCGGCTTAGCGAGAAAGATGCCCATAACGACTATAGCCTTTATCGTTGGAGCAGCGGCTATATCCGGTATTCCACCCTTCAACGGTTTTGCAAGTAAGTTCTTGATCTATGAGACTTCCTATCAGCTCAACCCGCTTTTGGCAGTATTTGCTATGGTGACGAGCATTCTAACACTCGCTTCATTCGTCAAAGTCTTTGCTTCAGCGTTCCTAGGGCCACCGCTGGAGAAGTTCGAAAATGCGAAAGAGGTTCCAAAACCAATGGTTGTTGCAATGATAATCCTAGCAGCGCTGTGTATACTATTCGGTCTGTTCCCAACATACATCCTTGACAAGCTCGTCTATCCAGCTGTCGATGCTTTGCTTAAATTGGCTCAATATCAAGCGTGGGGTGGTTTAGCATGAGCCTTACACTAACTTC from Palaeococcus pacificus DY20341 includes:
- a CDS encoding proton-conducting transporter transmembrane domain-containing protein yields the protein MIEHLPALMIAVPLFGAFITPLFKKRYSLASIWAMIITGVTVVLSLLLVQHVVSNGLMVYVFGADKPTLVLPSGYKVPVRIIFEVDAIGAFMALSATLMAFIGALYSYSHVSNENGLEKYYTLLLLLEVGILGMVLTGDLFNLFVFLEIAGIAGSALVGFRNYRGEASEAGIKYLIVSAIASLMVLFSIGILYGQYGNLNLAYLSRQISFNTLDMIALGLLFASFAMKCGSVPMHYWVPDAYTEVPAGINPPLLVATYASLYALFRVSFTLFGNITWDLARVGWIMSILGVLTMFIGVTMALVQKDVKRLMSYHAISQTGYMLLGVGVGLTVLHDPKALAEFGRDAMAGGIFHIINHIIYKSLLLMTAGALFYVTGTRNLNEMGGLARKMPITTIAFIVGAAAISGIPPFNGFASKFLIYETSYQLNPLLAVFAMVTSILTLASFVKVFASAFLGPPLEKFENAKEVPKPMVVAMIILAALCILFGLFPTYILDKLVYPAVDALLKLAQYQAWGGLA